Proteins from one Deinococcus sp. AB2017081 genomic window:
- the gcvP gene encoding aminomethyl-transferring glycine dehydrogenase, translating into MRSLTDLLQTTDFTDRHIGPTPEDQAAMLSELGVASLDELSDTTLPESIQFRGELQVGGPVTEAQALADLKAVAAKNKVFRSYIGMGYSGTHTPGVILRNMLENPGWYTAYTPYQAEISQGRLEMLLNFQQTVMDLTAMPVCNASLLDEATAAAEAMTLAKRSGKSKSNTFVLAHDVHPQTKDVIKTRAEYFGFEIVEVKAAQMAAELPECFGVLMQTPGTYGDLHDLSPIADAVHARGGLLVAATDLLASALVKPVGEMGTDIVIGSAQRFGVPMGFGGPHAAFLACKSDFQRSMPGRVIGVSKDVRGRPALRMAMQTREQHIRREKATSNICTAQALLANMAAAYAVYHGPKGIRTIAERTQRLAGALAGALTAAGLRLGSDTYVDTITVKPQDVDAVRERALGMGMNLRYGKGNVWVTVSVDETTTPADVLDLIHAITGTRPDAGLDLDSVYADGIPAPLKRTSEYLTHPVFNTHHSEHGMLRYLKSLENKDYSLTHGMIPLGSCTMKLNATTEMIPVTWPEFGQLHPFAPADQTEGYADMLGELEAWLADITGYDAVSLQPNSGAQGEYAGLLVIRKYHESRGEAHRNICLIPASAHGTNPASAAMMGMQVVVVKTDAEGNIDMDDLKAQAETHSANLGALMITYPSTHGVYEERVKDACDLIHQHGGQVYLDGANMNAQVGLTKPGLIGSDVSHLNLHKTFAIPHGGGGPGMGPIGVKAHLAPYLPNHTVRPTSESHTGAVSAAPYGSASILPISYLYIRLLGAAGLKKATQVALLNANYIAHHLKGAFPVLYTGKGGRVAHECIIDLRPLKAATGITEEDVAKRLMDYGFHAPTMSFPVPGTLMIEPTESEPRAELDRFVAAMLGIRREIQDVQDELIAAADSPLKHAPHTQDDLMADEWERAYSRATAAYPTSTQKQWKYWPSVNRVDNVYGDRNFVCSCPPVEEWAEV; encoded by the coding sequence ATGCGTTCCCTGACCGACCTGCTCCAGACCACCGACTTCACTGACCGCCACATCGGCCCCACGCCGGAGGATCAGGCCGCCATGCTGTCCGAACTGGGCGTGGCCAGCCTGGACGAGCTGAGCGACACCACGCTGCCCGAGAGCATCCAGTTCCGGGGCGAGTTGCAGGTGGGCGGGCCGGTCACGGAGGCGCAGGCGCTGGCCGACCTGAAGGCGGTGGCGGCGAAGAACAAGGTGTTCCGCAGCTATATCGGAATGGGGTACAGCGGGACGCACACACCGGGCGTGATCCTGAGGAACATGCTGGAGAATCCCGGCTGGTACACGGCCTACACGCCGTACCAGGCCGAGATCTCGCAGGGGCGGCTGGAGATGCTGCTGAACTTCCAGCAGACGGTCATGGATCTGACCGCCATGCCGGTGTGCAACGCCTCGCTGCTGGACGAGGCGACTGCCGCCGCCGAAGCCATGACCCTGGCGAAGCGCTCGGGCAAGAGCAAGAGCAACACCTTCGTCCTGGCGCACGATGTCCACCCGCAGACGAAGGACGTGATCAAGACCCGCGCCGAGTACTTCGGGTTCGAGATCGTGGAGGTGAAGGCCGCGCAGATGGCCGCTGAGCTGCCCGAGTGCTTCGGCGTGCTGATGCAGACGCCGGGCACATACGGCGACCTGCACGACCTCTCCCCCATTGCCGACGCCGTGCACGCGCGGGGCGGGCTGCTGGTCGCGGCGACCGACCTGCTGGCCTCGGCGCTGGTGAAGCCGGTGGGCGAGATGGGCACCGACATCGTGATCGGCAGTGCCCAGAGGTTCGGCGTGCCGATGGGCTTCGGCGGGCCGCACGCGGCGTTCCTGGCGTGCAAGAGCGACTTCCAGCGCTCCATGCCGGGCCGCGTGATCGGCGTGAGCAAGGACGTGCGGGGCCGCCCCGCGCTGCGCATGGCGATGCAGACGCGCGAGCAGCACATCCGCCGCGAGAAGGCGACCAGCAACATCTGCACCGCGCAGGCGCTGCTGGCGAACATGGCCGCCGCGTATGCCGTCTACCACGGGCCGAAGGGCATCCGGACGATCGCGGAGCGCACGCAGCGCCTCGCGGGGGCGCTGGCCGGGGCGCTGACAGCGGCGGGCCTGCGGCTGGGGTCGGACACGTACGTCGACACCATCACCGTGAAGCCCCAGGACGTGGACGCCGTGCGGGAGCGTGCCCTGGGGATGGGCATGAACCTGCGCTACGGGAAGGGAAACGTGTGGGTCACGGTCAGCGTGGACGAGACGACCACGCCCGCCGACGTGCTCGACCTGATCCACGCCATCACCGGCACGCGGCCGGACGCTGGGCTCGATCTGGATAGCGTGTACGCCGACGGCATCCCCGCCCCGCTGAAGCGCACGAGCGAGTACCTGACGCACCCGGTCTTCAACACGCACCACAGCGAGCACGGCATGCTGCGCTACCTGAAGTCGCTGGAGAACAAGGACTACAGCCTGACGCACGGCATGATTCCGCTGGGTTCCTGCACCATGAAGCTGAACGCCACGACCGAGATGATCCCGGTCACGTGGCCCGAGTTCGGGCAGCTCCACCCCTTCGCGCCCGCTGACCAGACGGAAGGCTACGCGGACATGCTGGGGGAACTGGAAGCGTGGCTGGCCGATATCACCGGGTACGACGCCGTGAGCCTCCAGCCCAACAGCGGCGCGCAGGGCGAGTACGCGGGCCTGCTGGTCATCCGCAAGTACCACGAGAGCCGGGGCGAGGCGCACCGGAATATCTGCCTGATTCCCGCCAGCGCGCACGGCACCAACCCTGCCAGCGCCGCCATGATGGGTATGCAGGTCGTGGTCGTGAAGACCGACGCCGAGGGCAACATCGACATGGATGACCTGAAGGCGCAGGCCGAGACGCACAGCGCCAACCTGGGTGCCCTGATGATCACGTACCCCAGCACCCACGGCGTGTACGAGGAGCGCGTGAAGGACGCGTGCGACCTGATCCACCAGCACGGCGGGCAGGTGTACCTGGACGGCGCGAACATGAACGCCCAGGTCGGCCTGACCAAGCCCGGCCTGATCGGCAGCGACGTGAGCCACCTGAACCTGCACAAGACCTTCGCCATTCCCCACGGCGGCGGCGGGCCGGGCATGGGGCCGATCGGCGTGAAGGCGCACCTCGCGCCGTACCTGCCGAACCACACCGTGCGGCCCACCAGCGAGAGCCACACCGGGGCCGTCAGCGCCGCGCCGTATGGCAGCGCCAGCATCCTGCCGATCTCGTACCTGTACATCCGCCTGCTGGGGGCGGCCGGGCTGAAGAAGGCCACGCAGGTCGCACTGCTGAACGCCAACTACATCGCGCACCACCTGAAGGGCGCGTTCCCTGTGCTGTACACCGGCAAGGGGGGCCGCGTGGCGCACGAGTGCATCATCGACCTGCGACCCCTCAAGGCCGCCACCGGTATTACCGAGGAAGACGTCGCCAAGCGCCTGATGGACTACGGCTTCCACGCCCCCACCATGAGCTTCCCGGTGCCCGGCACGCTGATGATTGAGCCCACCGAGAGCGAGCCCAGGGCGGAACTCGACCGTTTTGTGGCCGCCATGCTGGGCATAAGACGCGAGATTCAGGACGTGCAGGACGAGCTGATCGCCGCTGCCGACAGCCCGCTGAAGCACGCGCCCCACACCCAGGACGACCTGATGGCCGACGAGTGGGAGCGGGCGTACAGCAGGGCCACCGCCGCCTACCCCACAAGCACACAGAAGCAGTGGAAATACTGGCCGAGTGTGAACCGCGTAGACAACGTGTACGGCGACAGGAATTTCGTGTGCAGCTGCCCGCCGGTCGAGGAGTGGGCGGAAGTTTAA
- a CDS encoding SDR family NAD(P)-dependent oxidoreductase — protein MDLGLTGKVAVVTGGSVGIGLAVARGFAAEGVHLALCARNADRLAGVADTIRAEFGVKVLAVPADVAVAADTDRLVQAVQDEYGGADILFNNAGTGSEETILNAPDEKWQHYWELHVMAAVRLSRSLAPLMIPRGGGAILNNASICATQPLGYEPIYNVTKAALVMFSKCLANELIPHGIRVNALNPGLVRTPDWEKTARILTEGRAQTWEQYLQTIADENAPIGRFATPEEIADFAVFLCSPRASYAVGSTYYVDGGWLRVTT, from the coding sequence ATGGATCTCGGACTCACGGGGAAGGTGGCGGTGGTGACGGGCGGCAGCGTGGGCATCGGGCTGGCGGTGGCGCGCGGCTTCGCGGCCGAGGGCGTGCATCTGGCGCTGTGTGCGCGGAACGCAGACCGGCTCGCGGGTGTGGCCGACACCATCCGGGCCGAGTTCGGGGTCAAGGTGCTGGCGGTGCCGGCCGACGTGGCGGTGGCCGCCGACACGGATCGGCTGGTGCAGGCCGTGCAGGACGAGTACGGCGGCGCGGACATCCTCTTCAACAACGCCGGCACCGGCAGCGAGGAGACGATCCTGAACGCCCCGGACGAGAAGTGGCAGCACTACTGGGAACTGCACGTCATGGCGGCAGTGCGGCTGTCGCGCTCACTCGCGCCGCTGATGATCCCGCGTGGGGGCGGCGCGATCCTGAACAATGCGTCGATCTGCGCGACGCAGCCGCTGGGGTATGAACCGATCTACAACGTCACCAAGGCGGCGCTGGTCATGTTCTCCAAGTGCCTGGCGAACGAACTGATCCCCCACGGGATCCGCGTGAACGCCCTGAATCCGGGGCTGGTACGCACGCCCGACTGGGAGAAGACGGCGCGGATCCTCACCGAGGGCAGGGCCCAGACGTGGGAGCAGTACCTCCAGACCATCGCGGACGAGAACGCGCCCATCGGGCGATTCGCCACCCCCGAGGAGATCGCGGATTTCGCGGTGTTCCTGTGTTCGCCCCGGGCCAGCTACGCGGTGGGCAGCACGTACTACGTCGACGGCGGGTGGCTGCGCGTCACGACCTGA
- a CDS encoding 5-formyltetrahydrofolate cyclo-ligase produces the protein MPPPPPTAPKSEWRAWARSTRAALPDVSAGITAHLRAFLHGHGIERVLAYRAVSGEPDVSGLAPDFDLSTTRARFRPEVRLTLHPWHTATEVSRFGALQPPADAPRVALHHVQAILLPALAFDTRGVRLGYGGGFYDRLLPKFTGVTIGVIHSALLVPELPGEAHDCPVAWVATEGGVVRMGQDGRYPSPPSASQLCESPTLPHKEGGS, from the coding sequence ATGCCGCCGCCCCCGCCCACCGCCCCGAAAAGCGAGTGGCGCGCGTGGGCCAGATCCACCCGCGCGGCCCTGCCCGACGTGTCGGCCGGGATCACCGCCCACCTGCGGGCCTTCCTGCACGGGCACGGGATCGAGCGCGTCCTGGCCTACCGCGCCGTGTCCGGCGAACCCGACGTGTCGGGACTGGCCCCCGACTTCGACCTGTCCACCACCCGCGCCCGCTTCCGGCCAGAGGTGCGACTGACGCTGCACCCGTGGCACACGGCCACCGAGGTCAGCCGGTTTGGTGCGCTCCAGCCCCCCGCCGACGCGCCCCGGGTCGCGCTGCACCACGTCCAGGCCATCCTGCTGCCCGCCCTGGCCTTCGACACGCGCGGCGTGCGCCTGGGCTACGGCGGCGGTTTCTACGACCGCCTGCTGCCGAAGTTCACAGGCGTGACCATCGGCGTGATCCATTCGGCCCTGCTGGTGCCGGAGCTGCCCGGAGAGGCGCACGACTGCCCGGTGGCGTGGGTGGCGACGGAGGGGGGGGTGGTCAGGATGGGGCAGGACGGGCGGTACCCATCACCCCCCTCTGCTTCGCAGCTCTGCGAGTCCCCAACCCTCCCCCACAAGGAGGGAGGGAGCTAA
- a CDS encoding 2'-5' RNA ligase family protein: MSPSYLLALLPPPELAARVQAFHGAHGLRDAAAVPHITVKARSGLDAELTWAQRAREAIAAHPPVTVTIGGPRLFGNGSALYLHVDSPDVVRLHVALLDAIQPTQRFGYEGPHMTPHLSVALARKGVDLPALLAEAQVIFADLEADPVTFTAPGVALMRKPGPGGVYAPVEAWPLGG; the protein is encoded by the coding sequence ATGTCCCCCTCCTACCTCCTCGCGCTCCTGCCACCCCCAGAGCTGGCGGCGCGGGTGCAGGCGTTCCACGGGGCGCACGGGCTGCGGGACGCGGCGGCCGTGCCGCACATCACGGTCAAGGCGCGCAGTGGGCTGGACGCGGAGCTGACCTGGGCGCAGCGGGCGCGGGAGGCCATCGCCGCGCACCCACCCGTGACCGTGACCATCGGCGGGCCGCGCCTGTTCGGGAACGGCAGTGCCCTGTACCTGCACGTGGACAGCCCGGACGTGGTGCGCCTGCACGTGGCCCTGCTGGACGCTATCCAGCCCACCCAGCGCTTCGGCTATGAGGGGCCGCACATGACGCCGCACCTGTCGGTCGCCCTGGCACGGAAGGGCGTGGATCTGCCCGCGCTGCTGGCCGAGGCCCAGGTCATCTTTGCCGATCTGGAGGCTGATCCCGTGACCTTCACGGCCCCAGGGGTCGCCCTGATGCGCAAGCCGGGGCCGGGCGGGGTCTACGCGCCGGTGGAGGCGTGGCCGCTGGGGGGCTAG
- a CDS encoding AAA family ATPase: MRLIEMKLRKYGRFEEASIYTDGKMTSIIGANESGKTTILAALRDLNLDGKWIKPFIVNAYEGEDKYIISYRFALDSVEISDFASYEIKPAYFIIEKFYDGGLSWDYLPAPVYKADADGNLGKIITNMIKKNQLDSLNSEVDKAIIDKFVKYLESDGLASSSDLEKASQSLLDAIDGLEEANEATDNLKAIIFNEIDSRAQNDLLYNKVGEKLFNERPKFLLYSEEIRNLPWRASIEEEDEIKRLEYIFRVGGTSVAEITSLLGMDLSKLNNRLRIVSKQITKTIMNRWKQSDLEIELRAEGAGIINFEIFDSGSGMSHPIERRSEGLRQFIALSSFLRSMDLTSKPVILVDEIEQHLHLQAQAELVDFFEKQTFASQVIYSTHSPGALPQDLNNVRAVITKPDGTSEIKNRPWQERGNQVERLFNLLGSAAFIFAALRAAVVTEGNVDAMVYPILFKEASALSFDKPLGFQCIPGLSRDGRHTTYAEQSIHLVYLVDGDKGGMALRDSLLSQGVQEEQVFSLEEGLCLEDYVDNDVLIRAVNKYLDDIGRSERVKKSDISTDIQKIKHIENKCKSSGLHEIDKKRIAAIVLDMEREGSEILDTSRKEFIRTLFANILHKLRLEVT, from the coding sequence ATGAGACTTATCGAGATGAAGCTTAGGAAATACGGGAGATTCGAAGAGGCATCAATTTATACCGACGGTAAAATGACATCGATTATTGGCGCAAATGAATCGGGAAAGACAACTATCTTAGCTGCATTAAGAGATTTAAATTTAGATGGGAAATGGATAAAGCCTTTTATTGTAAATGCTTACGAGGGCGAGGATAAATATATTATCAGCTATAGATTTGCCCTAGATTCTGTAGAGATATCAGATTTCGCCTCGTATGAAATAAAACCTGCATATTTTATAATTGAAAAGTTTTATGATGGAGGTTTAAGTTGGGATTATTTGCCTGCGCCAGTCTATAAAGCTGATGCAGATGGGAATTTGGGCAAAATAATTACCAATATGATCAAGAAAAATCAATTAGACTCATTAAATTCTGAAGTAGACAAAGCTATCATCGACAAGTTCGTTAAGTATTTAGAGAGCGATGGCCTCGCTTCTTCAAGTGATCTTGAAAAGGCTAGTCAAAGCTTATTGGATGCAATCGATGGACTTGAGGAAGCTAACGAAGCGACGGATAATCTTAAAGCAATTATATTTAATGAAATAGACTCACGCGCCCAGAACGATTTATTGTACAATAAAGTCGGCGAAAAATTATTCAATGAACGACCAAAATTCTTGCTTTACTCTGAAGAGATACGCAATCTTCCTTGGAGAGCCTCTATAGAGGAAGAGGATGAAATAAAAAGACTTGAATATATCTTTAGGGTTGGCGGAACTTCCGTTGCTGAGATAACAAGCCTATTAGGTATGGATTTATCAAAGCTAAACAACAGATTACGGATCGTGTCTAAGCAAATCACAAAAACCATTATGAATCGTTGGAAACAATCCGATCTAGAAATTGAACTAAGAGCGGAAGGAGCAGGGATAATAAATTTTGAGATATTCGATTCAGGCTCTGGAATGTCTCACCCGATCGAAAGAAGAAGCGAGGGTTTGCGTCAGTTTATAGCTCTTAGTTCGTTCTTGCGCTCAATGGACTTGACAAGTAAGCCCGTCATTTTAGTGGATGAGATCGAGCAACATCTACACCTACAAGCTCAGGCGGAACTTGTTGACTTTTTTGAGAAACAGACATTTGCCAGTCAAGTCATCTACAGTACTCATTCTCCTGGGGCGCTACCACAAGATCTAAATAATGTTCGAGCTGTGATTACAAAACCTGACGGCACTAGCGAAATAAAAAATAGACCCTGGCAAGAGAGAGGAAACCAAGTCGAGAGGCTGTTCAATCTTCTCGGCTCAGCGGCATTCATCTTCGCCGCTTTACGTGCGGCAGTTGTTACGGAGGGGAATGTAGATGCCATGGTGTATCCTATTCTGTTTAAAGAGGCATCGGCGTTAAGTTTCGACAAACCGCTAGGCTTCCAGTGTATTCCTGGACTATCTAGAGACGGAAGGCACACAACATATGCTGAACAGAGCATACATCTTGTCTATCTAGTAGATGGTGATAAGGGAGGAATGGCACTTAGAGATTCGCTTCTATCTCAAGGGGTACAGGAAGAACAGGTATTTAGCTTAGAAGAAGGATTATGTCTTGAAGATTACGTAGACAACGATGTTTTAATTCGAGCTGTGAATAAGTATCTCGATGATATAGGTAGATCGGAAAGAGTTAAAAAAAGCGATATATCTACCGATATTCAAAAAATAAAACACATTGAAAATAAATGTAAATCTTCCGGCTTGCATGAAATAGATAAAAAGCGCATTGCTGCAATAGTTCTAGATATGGAGAGGGAGGGAAGTGAAATATTAGACACGAGTCGGAAAGAATTTATAAGGACTTTATTTGCAAATATATTGCATAAACTGAGATTAGAGGTTACTTAA
- a CDS encoding NUDIX hydrolase, translated as MPTLAQLRELQSIAQAGLTYTCDDYDRDRYVRLLALTGELLAEQTGQDAAAVSGLLSIEQGYLTPKVDVRALVLNAAGDVLLTRERADGRWSLPGGWADPGESPREIAVREVREETGREVRAVRLLAVFDKGKHAHPPDLWAVYKLNLLCELVGADTEHPANTETLESGWFSVEQLPPLSLGRNLPKQVRRLVELARHPELGVDVD; from the coding sequence ATGCCGACCCTCGCGCAGCTCCGCGAACTGCAGTCCATCGCCCAGGCGGGCCTGACGTATACCTGCGACGACTACGACCGTGACCGCTACGTGCGGCTGCTGGCCCTGACCGGAGAACTCCTGGCCGAGCAGACCGGGCAGGACGCTGCGGCCGTCTCGGGCCTGCTGAGCATCGAGCAGGGGTACCTGACGCCCAAGGTGGACGTGCGGGCGCTCGTTCTAAATGCCGCAGGCGACGTGCTCCTGACCCGCGAACGCGCCGACGGCCGGTGGAGCCTCCCCGGCGGCTGGGCCGACCCCGGCGAGAGCCCCCGCGAGATCGCCGTGCGCGAGGTGCGCGAGGAGACCGGCCGCGAGGTGCGGGCCGTGCGCCTCCTGGCCGTGTTCGACAAGGGCAAACACGCCCACCCGCCGGATCTGTGGGCGGTCTACAAGCTGAACCTGCTGTGCGAACTGGTCGGTGCAGACACCGAACACCCCGCCAACACCGAGACGCTGGAGAGCGGCTGGTTCAGCGTGGAGCAGCTCCCGCCCCTGAGCCTGGGCCGCAACCTTCCCAAGCAGGTGCGCCGGCTGGTGGAACTGGCCCGGCACCCGGAACTCGGGGTGGATGTGGACTGA
- a CDS encoding SDR family NAD(P)-dependent oxidoreductase yields the protein MNTLIFGATGGIGAATARAFAAQGDTLTLSGRDEGRLSALAAELGAAHRVADVGYESHVKALLEGMSGIDTLVYAAGVALPEPLKDADPAKVRAVWNANYFGGLWVLKHGLPRLNACGRVYVLGARPELVTARGFTQYAASKAAVATAVGIARLEARSVGLTLVLPPAVDTGLWAQVGRAPKGAMSADAVAAAIVQDRAGDVQNELRIGD from the coding sequence ATGAACACGCTGATCTTCGGGGCAACGGGCGGCATCGGCGCCGCCACGGCACGGGCCTTCGCGGCGCAGGGCGACACCCTGACGCTGTCCGGCCGGGACGAGGGCCGGCTGTCCGCGCTGGCCGCCGAACTCGGTGCGGCGCATCGCGTGGCCGACGTGGGCTACGAGAGCCACGTGAAGGCGCTCCTGGAGGGTATGAGCGGCATAGACACGCTGGTCTACGCGGCGGGCGTGGCCCTGCCCGAACCCCTGAAGGACGCCGATCCGGCGAAGGTGCGCGCCGTGTGGAACGCCAACTACTTCGGGGGGCTGTGGGTGCTCAAGCACGGGCTGCCCCGCCTGAACGCGTGCGGGCGCGTGTACGTGCTGGGAGCCCGCCCGGAACTCGTGACCGCACGGGGCTTCACGCAGTACGCGGCGAGCAAGGCCGCCGTGGCGACCGCCGTGGGCATCGCCCGCCTGGAAGCGCGGAGCGTGGGCCTCACCCTGGTGCTGCCGCCCGCCGTGGACACCGGATTGTGGGCCCAGGTCGGCCGCGCCCCGAAGGGGGCCATGTCGGCGGATGCAGTGGCGGCGGCCATCGTGCAGGATCGCGCCGGAGACGTGCAGAACGAGCTGAGAATCGGAGACTGA
- the gcvT gene encoding glycine cleavage system aminomethyltransferase GcvT → MVPFGGWDMPVQYTGVKAEHDAVRSRAGVFDVSHMGEFRVTGADALRFLQHLTTNDVSKLKPGRAQYNWLPGVAGGLVDDIYIYQHADGEYLLVVNASNTAKDWAHLQEHTTGFDVTLTDESDRWALLAVQGPQAESLLQPHTDVDLSTKKKNAFFPARLFDFDVWLARTGYTGEDGFEVFTDASEAETVWDKLIAIGITPAGLGARDTLRLEAGFPLYGHEFSDTIHPLSSTYTWVVKDKTHVGRGHISLEPAHRLIGLKLERVPVREGYPVKVNGQVVGHVTSGSSSPTLGHPIAMALVDSAHAGADLFEVEVRGKDHPATRMELPFYKR, encoded by the coding sequence ATGGTGCCCTTCGGCGGGTGGGACATGCCGGTGCAGTACACCGGCGTGAAGGCGGAGCACGATGCGGTTCGCAGCAGGGCCGGCGTGTTCGACGTCTCGCACATGGGCGAGTTCCGTGTGACGGGCGCAGACGCACTGCGCTTCCTGCAACACCTGACCACCAACGACGTGAGCAAGCTCAAACCTGGCCGCGCCCAGTACAACTGGCTGCCGGGCGTGGCCGGCGGGCTGGTGGACGACATCTACATCTACCAGCACGCGGACGGCGAATACCTGCTGGTCGTGAACGCCAGCAACACGGCCAAGGACTGGGCCCACCTGCAGGAGCACACGACCGGCTTCGACGTGACGCTGACCGACGAGTCTGACCGCTGGGCGCTGCTGGCCGTGCAGGGGCCGCAGGCGGAGAGCCTGCTCCAGCCGCACACGGACGTGGATCTGAGCACGAAGAAGAAGAACGCCTTCTTCCCCGCGAGACTCTTCGACTTCGACGTGTGGCTGGCCCGCACCGGCTACACCGGCGAGGACGGCTTCGAGGTCTTCACCGACGCCAGCGAGGCCGAGACGGTCTGGGACAAGCTGATCGCCATCGGGATCACGCCCGCCGGGCTGGGGGCACGCGACACGCTGCGGCTGGAGGCGGGATTCCCCCTGTACGGCCACGAGTTCAGCGACACCATCCATCCCCTGAGCAGCACCTACACGTGGGTCGTGAAGGACAAGACACACGTGGGCAGAGGGCACATCTCGCTGGAGCCCGCCCACCGCCTGATCGGCCTGAAGCTGGAGCGCGTGCCCGTGCGCGAGGGCTATCCGGTCAAGGTGAACGGGCAGGTCGTGGGCCACGTCACCAGCGGCAGCAGCAGCCCCACGCTGGGCCACCCCATCGCCATGGCCCTGGTCGACAGCGCCCACGCCGGCGCAGACCTCTTCGAGGTCGAGGTGCGCGGGAAGGATCATCCGGCCACGCGGATGGAACTGCCGTTCTATAAACGCTGA
- the gcvH gene encoding glycine cleavage system protein GcvH, with translation MNTPTELKYAASHEWLSSDGTVGISDFAQDQLGDVVYVELPEVGREVKAGETVAVVESVKTASDIYAPASGTITAVNEELSGTPELVNSGPYEGGWLFKMDVTEEGDLMDADAYASANS, from the coding sequence ATGAACACCCCCACCGAACTGAAATACGCCGCATCCCACGAATGGCTTTCCAGCGACGGCACCGTCGGCATCTCCGACTTCGCGCAGGATCAGCTGGGCGACGTGGTGTACGTCGAACTGCCCGAGGTCGGCCGTGAGGTCAAGGCCGGCGAGACCGTGGCCGTCGTCGAGAGCGTCAAGACCGCCAGCGACATCTACGCGCCCGCCAGCGGCACCATCACCGCCGTGAACGAGGAACTGAGCGGCACCCCCGAACTCGTGAACTCCGGCCCCTACGAGGGCGGCTGGCTGTTCAAGATGGACGTCACGGAAGAAGGCGACCTGATGGACGCCGACGCGTACGCCAGCGCGAACAGCTGA
- a CDS encoding IS630 family transposase (programmed frameshift) produces MSFWRPSHLTRTQQEERRLAAQSALADSGRPTRDLAQQFGVAEVTIRAWRARLRRDGEDALRASRATGRPRRLTAAQQDEIGAMIDGDPRSHGFETSGWTIPKIRHVIGVTYGVWLDRAHLSRILRSWGFTYQRPALRAVERHEDDIATWVRVQREALGKKIAEGATVVFLDESGFSLKTTKVRTWGRCGQTPIIPTKLRWEHLSVIGAITTDGQFLHHTHRGAVRSPGVVTFLEHVLRHVDGEVIVVLDRAMIHRSKAVQAFVHLHERLSLLYLPPYAPELNPIELIWADLKRNVVGNFCAMSMSELKKRLTVGWQRIRRKALPLAFIRGTQFTASLLT; encoded by the exons ATTTCCTTCTGGCGGCCAAGCCACCTCACGCGCACCCAGCAGGAAGAACGGCGTCTTGCCGCCCAGTCCGCCCTCGCTGACTCCGGCCGCCCGACCCGCGACCTGGCCCAGCAGTTCGGCGTGGCCGAGGTGACGATCCGTGCATGGCGTGCTCGGCTGCGGCGCGATGGAGAGGACGCGCTGCGCGCTTCCCGCGCCACCGGTCGACCACGGCGTCTGACTGCAGCCCAGCAGGACGAGATCGGGGCCATGATCGACGGCGATCCCCGGTCGCACGGCTTTGAGACCAGTGGCTGGACGATCCCGAAGATCCGCCACGTGATCGGCGTGACCTATGGCGTGTGGCTCGATCGGGCGCACCTCTCCCGGATCCTCCGCAGTTGGGGATTCACGTATCAGCGGCCCGCACTGCGGGCCGTGGAACGCCACGAAGACGACATCGCCACCTGGGTTCGTGTTCAGCGAGAGGCCCTG GGAAAAAAAATCGCTGAGGGCGCGACCGTGGTGTTTCTGGACGAAAGCGGCTTCAGTCTGAAAACGACGAAAGTTCGCACCTGGGGGCGGTGTGGGCAGACGCCGATCATCCCCACAAAGCTGCGCTGGGAACATCTGTCCGTGATCGGTGCCATCACGACTGATGGGCAGTTCCTGCACCACACGCACCGCGGCGCGGTGCGCTCACCTGGGGTCGTGACGTTCTTGGAGCATGTCCTGCGACATGTGGATGGGGAGGTGATCGTGGTGCTGGATCGCGCCATGATCCACCGGTCGAAGGCGGTGCAAGCGTTCGTGCACCTGCACGAACGCCTGTCGTTGCTCTACCTGCCGCCGTATGCGCCGGAATTGAACCCGATCGAGTTGATCTGGGCCGATCTCAAACGGAATGTGGTGGGGAACTTCTGCGCGATGTCGATGAGCGAGTTGAAGAAGCGGCTGACGGTGGGCTGGCAGCGCATCCGGCGCAAAGCCCTGCCGCTTGCGTTCATCCGAGGAACGCAGTTTACGGCATCGCTACTGACTTAA